A genome region from Meriones unguiculatus strain TT.TT164.6M chromosome 19, Bangor_MerUng_6.1, whole genome shotgun sequence includes the following:
- the LOC110560249 gene encoding vomeronasal type-1 receptor 4-like codes for MVLNIIEITVFLLLTGLGIVANLSVFVRYICTFVGFGKKAVHLILIHLALTNIIMFFSKGMPTTIAALGLRHFLGDLGCHITVYLERMARGLSICTSSLLTVVQTIIMSPRASCWGRLRLRSTGHVLLSLIFFWILNSMISMNLLLSFRDKGTNTLPPNKNSEYCYFKKESQKINNVFLTLMVLRDAVFQGAMGGASGYMIFLLHKHHQHVLYFQNSKLLYRTPPELRAAQSVLLLMLCFLFFYWTDCVVSLYLSSSLKNDSLTMHFQEFLTLGYAVLSPFLMIHRDGHVTECCQVQ; via the coding sequence ATGGTTTTGAATATTATTGAAATTACAGTATTCCTTCTTCTAACTGGACTTGGCATTGTAGCaaatctttctgtttttgtgaggTATATATGCACTTTTGTTGGCTTTGGGAAGAAAGCTGTACACCTTATCCTCATCCACTTGGCTCTGACaaatattattatgtttttttctaaAGGAATGCCAACAACAATAGCAGCTTTAGGTCTGAGGCACTTCCTTGGTGATCTGGGCTGTCACATTACTGTTTACCTAGAAAGAATGGCCCGGGGCCTCTCCATCTGTACCAGCAGTCTCCTCACAGTGGTCCAGACCATCATCATGAGCCCCAGAGCCTCCTGTTGGGGGAGGCTCAGACTGAGGTCTACAGGACATGTGCTTCTCTCACTGATCTTCTTTTGGATTCTCAATTCCATGATCAGCATGaaccttcttctttccttcagaGACAAAGGTACAAACACATTACCACCGAATAAGAATAGCGAATATTGTTATTTCAAAAAGGAAAGTCAGAAAATAAACAATGTTTTTCTCACCCTCATGGTCCTGAGAGATGCAGTGTTTCAGGGTGCCATGGGAGGGGCCAGTGGCTATATGATATTTCTTCTCCACAAGCACCACCAGCATGTCCTCTACTTTCAGAACTCCAAGCTGCTCTACAGAACTCCCCCTGAGCTGAGAGCAGCTCAAAGTGTCCTCCTTCTcatgctctgttttcttttcttttattggacTGATTGTGTTGTTTCTTTATATTTATCTTCCTCTTTAAAGAATGACTCCTTAACAATGCATTTTCAAGAATTTCTGACCCTTGGTTATGCAGTTCTCAGCCCATTTTTGATGATTCACAGGGATGGACACGTGACTGAATGTTGTCAGGTTCAATAA